In a genomic window of Corynebacterium lizhenjunii:
- the fusA gene encoding elongation factor G, which translates to MAQQVLKDLNKVRNIGIMAHIDAGKTTTTERILFYTGINRKVGETHDGASTTDWMEQEKERGITITSAAVTCFWNNHQINIIDTPGHVDFTVEVERSLRVLDGAVAVFDGKEGVEPQSEQVWRQAAKYDVPRICFVNKMDKLGADFYYTVQTIIDRLDAKPLVMQLPIGAEDDFDGVVDLLEMKAITWRGKVETGAEPTIEEIPADLQEKAEEYREKLLETVAESSEELMEKYFGGEELTIEEIKAAIRKLTVNSEVYPVLCGTAYRNKGVQPLLDAVVDYLPTPLDIGEVVGHAVGNEEEQLTRKPSVESPFAALSFKIAAHPFFGQLNFVRVYSGQVVPGTEVLNSTKGKKERIGKLFQMHANKENPVEQADAGNIYAVIGLKETTTGDTLCDKDNPIILESMDFPEPVIKVSIEPKTKADQEKLGTAIQKLAAEDPTFTVELDEETGQTVIGGMGELHLDVLVDRMKREFKVEANIGNPQVAYRETIRKAVSSLEYTHKKQTGGSGQFAKVIVSIEPYEPVAEELEEGESATYKFVNAVTGGRVPKEYIPSVDAGIQDAMQYGYLAGYPLVNIKATLEDGAYHDVDSSEMAFKLAGSQVLKEAVAKAKPVLLEPVMAVEVVTPEEYMGAVNGDISSRRGQVYAMEDRSGAKVVRAKVPLSEMFGYIGDLRSSTAGRANFTMIFDSYAEVPSSVSQQIIEERTGAKS; encoded by the coding sequence GTGGCACAACAAGTGCTTAAGGACCTCAACAAGGTCCGCAACATCGGCATCATGGCTCACATCGATGCTGGTAAGACCACCACCACCGAGCGTATTCTCTTCTACACCGGCATCAACCGTAAGGTGGGCGAGACCCACGACGGCGCATCCACCACCGACTGGATGGAGCAGGAGAAGGAACGCGGCATCACCATTACCTCCGCTGCCGTGACCTGTTTCTGGAACAACCACCAGATCAACATCATCGACACCCCGGGCCACGTGGACTTCACCGTTGAGGTGGAGCGCTCCCTGCGTGTTCTTGATGGCGCCGTGGCCGTCTTCGACGGCAAGGAGGGCGTGGAGCCGCAGTCCGAGCAGGTGTGGCGTCAGGCTGCCAAGTACGACGTCCCGCGTATCTGCTTTGTGAACAAGATGGACAAGCTGGGCGCCGACTTCTACTACACCGTCCAGACCATCATCGACCGCCTGGATGCTAAGCCGCTGGTTATGCAGCTGCCGATCGGCGCTGAGGACGACTTCGACGGCGTGGTTGACCTGCTGGAAATGAAAGCCATCACCTGGCGCGGCAAGGTCGAGACCGGCGCTGAGCCCACCATCGAGGAAATCCCGGCTGATCTGCAGGAGAAGGCCGAGGAGTACCGCGAGAAGCTGCTGGAGACCGTTGCTGAGTCCTCCGAGGAGCTGATGGAGAAGTACTTCGGCGGCGAGGAGCTGACCATCGAGGAGATCAAGGCAGCTATCCGCAAGCTGACCGTGAACTCCGAGGTCTACCCGGTGCTGTGTGGTACCGCCTATCGCAACAAGGGTGTCCAGCCGCTGCTGGACGCCGTGGTGGACTACCTGCCCACCCCGCTGGACATCGGCGAGGTTGTTGGCCACGCTGTGGGCAACGAGGAAGAGCAGCTGACCCGCAAGCCTTCCGTGGAGTCCCCGTTCGCAGCACTGTCCTTCAAGATTGCTGCCCACCCGTTCTTCGGCCAACTCAACTTCGTGCGCGTGTACTCCGGCCAGGTTGTTCCGGGCACCGAGGTGCTCAACTCCACCAAGGGTAAGAAGGAGCGCATCGGCAAGCTGTTCCAGATGCACGCCAACAAGGAAAACCCGGTGGAGCAGGCAGATGCCGGCAACATCTACGCCGTGATTGGCCTGAAGGAAACCACCACCGGTGACACCCTGTGCGACAAGGACAACCCGATCATCCTGGAGTCCATGGACTTCCCGGAGCCCGTGATCAAGGTCTCCATCGAGCCGAAGACCAAGGCTGACCAGGAGAAGCTGGGCACCGCCATCCAGAAGCTGGCTGCCGAGGACCCGACCTTCACCGTCGAGCTGGATGAGGAAACCGGCCAGACCGTTATCGGTGGCATGGGCGAGCTGCACCTCGACGTGCTGGTGGACCGCATGAAGCGCGAGTTCAAGGTGGAGGCCAACATCGGTAACCCGCAGGTTGCTTACCGCGAGACCATCCGCAAGGCCGTGTCCTCCCTCGAGTACACCCACAAGAAGCAGACCGGTGGTTCTGGCCAGTTCGCAAAGGTCATCGTCTCCATCGAACCTTACGAGCCGGTCGCGGAAGAGCTGGAAGAGGGCGAGTCCGCAACCTACAAGTTCGTCAACGCTGTCACCGGCGGCCGCGTGCCCAAGGAGTACATCCCGTCCGTGGACGCTGGTATCCAGGACGCCATGCAGTACGGCTACCTGGCCGGCTACCCGCTGGTCAACATCAAGGCCACGCTGGAAGACGGCGCCTACCACGACGTCGACTCCTCCGAAATGGCCTTCAAGCTTGCCGGTTCCCAGGTTCTCAAGGAGGCCGTGGCCAAGGCAAAGCCGGTTCTTCTCGAGCCGGTCATGGCCGTCGAGGTTGTGACGCCGGAAGAGTACATGGGTGCCGTCAACGGTGACATCAGCTCCCGCCGTGGCCAGGTCTACGCCATGGAGGACCGCTCCGGTGCGAAGGTTGTTCGCGCCAAGGTGCCGCTGTCTGAGATGTTCGGCTACATCGGCGACCTGCGTTCCTCCACCGCTGGCCGCGCAAACTTCACCATGATCTTCGACTCCTACGCAGAGGTTCCTTCCTCCGTGTCGCAGCAGATCATCGAAGAGCGCACCGGCGCCAAGAGCTAG
- the tuf gene encoding elongation factor Tu yields MAKEKFERTKPHVNIGTIGHVDHGKTTTTAAITKVLADQYPDENTAFAFDQIDKAPEEKERGITINISHVEYSTPKRHYAHVDAPGHADYIKNMITGAAQMDGAILVVAATDGPMPQTREHVLLARQVGVPYILVALNKCDMVDDEEIVELVEMEIRELLAEQDYDEDAPIVHISALKALEGDQKWVDAIVELMQACDDSIPDPERELDKPFLMPIEDIFTITGRGTVVTGRVERGSLNVNEDIEIIGIKEKSMSTTVTGIEMFRKMMDYTEAGDNCGLLLRGTKREEVERGQVCIKPGAYTPHTKFEGSVYVLKKEEGGRHTPFMDNYRPQFYFRTTDVTGVIKLPEGTEMVMPGDNVEMSVELIQPVAMDEGLRFAIREGSRTVGAGRVTKIVE; encoded by the coding sequence GTGGCAAAGGAGAAGTTCGAGCGTACGAAGCCGCATGTGAACATCGGCACCATCGGACACGTCGACCACGGCAAGACCACCACCACCGCAGCCATCACCAAGGTTCTGGCTGATCAGTACCCGGATGAGAACACCGCTTTCGCATTCGACCAGATCGACAAGGCTCCTGAGGAGAAGGAGCGCGGTATCACCATTAACATCTCCCACGTTGAGTACTCCACCCCGAAGCGCCACTACGCACACGTGGACGCCCCGGGCCACGCCGACTACATCAAGAACATGATTACCGGCGCTGCTCAGATGGACGGCGCTATCCTGGTTGTTGCTGCAACCGATGGCCCCATGCCGCAGACCCGCGAGCACGTGCTGCTGGCCCGCCAGGTGGGCGTTCCTTACATCCTGGTTGCACTGAACAAGTGCGACATGGTTGATGATGAGGAAATCGTCGAGCTGGTTGAGATGGAGATCCGCGAGCTGCTGGCTGAGCAGGATTACGATGAGGACGCCCCCATCGTTCACATCTCCGCTCTGAAGGCTCTCGAGGGCGACCAGAAGTGGGTTGACGCCATCGTTGAGCTGATGCAGGCTTGCGATGACTCCATCCCGGATCCGGAGCGCGAGCTGGACAAGCCGTTCCTGATGCCGATCGAGGACATCTTCACCATCACCGGCCGCGGTACCGTTGTTACCGGCCGTGTTGAGCGTGGCTCCTTGAACGTGAACGAGGACATCGAGATCATCGGTATCAAGGAAAAGTCCATGTCCACCACCGTCACCGGTATCGAGATGTTCCGCAAGATGATGGACTACACCGAGGCTGGCGACAACTGTGGTCTGCTGCTGCGTGGTACCAAGCGTGAAGAGGTTGAGCGCGGCCAGGTCTGCATCAAGCCGGGCGCTTACACCCCGCACACCAAGTTCGAGGGTTCCGTCTACGTCCTGAAGAAGGAAGAGGGCGGCCGCCACACCCCGTTCATGGACAACTACCGTCCGCAGTTCTACTTCCGCACCACCGACGTTACCGGCGTCATCAAGCTGCCTGAGGGCACCGAGATGGTTATGCCGGGCGACAACGTTGAGATGTCCGTAGAGCTGATCCAGCCGGTCGCTATGGATGAGGGTCTGCGCTTCGCTATCCGCGAGGGCTCCCGCACCGTTGGCGCTGGCCGCGTTACCAAGATCGTTGAGTAA
- a CDS encoding IS1249 family transposase, whose amino-acid sequence MSTKHPPCPVCAGRSIKHGTTTSSRQRWRCKECGHTFTRCHDDAGQAMWFRVFVDWLTSGISLNTLAKIHNVSVSTLQRRFATFWYVQPPMPADPHRVYDQVFIDGTYFNTKCLLVLADCDHVISWFWGYTEDSWAYGRLLDTIAPPLIATTDGHKGSAKAIRNTWPETKIQRCLVHVKRNIQTATGLHPTSAMGKALRRLSLELLHIDDLDQAADWTIKLQKFGQTFNTQLNEKSYVKDTPLEQIPKSKRHNKRWWYTHYTHRAAYMQLVRLSKAGHLFTYLTEKQGTIAYKSTTNSLEGGINSPIKSLLHAHRGLRDEHQRIACDWWLYTHTQHPRDPVDIAREQNWGKDATAKATILAHHERQTANGHDDGRPALLDNAIDADYNHSMGIRKGTIH is encoded by the coding sequence ATGAGTACTAAACATCCCCCATGCCCGGTGTGCGCCGGGCGAAGTATCAAGCATGGAACGACTACGAGTAGCCGCCAGCGTTGGCGCTGCAAGGAGTGCGGGCACACCTTTACCCGTTGCCACGACGACGCCGGCCAAGCGATGTGGTTTAGAGTCTTCGTTGACTGGCTCACCAGCGGAATTTCACTAAACACGCTGGCCAAGATACACAACGTGAGCGTATCGACACTCCAACGCCGCTTCGCCACCTTCTGGTACGTGCAACCACCAATGCCAGCAGACCCCCACCGGGTCTATGACCAGGTCTTTATCGATGGGACATACTTCAACACAAAATGCCTGCTTGTCCTAGCCGACTGCGACCATGTCATCTCATGGTTCTGGGGATACACCGAAGATTCCTGGGCCTACGGCCGATTACTCGACACTATTGCCCCGCCACTGATTGCAACGACAGATGGCCATAAAGGCTCAGCAAAAGCCATCCGAAACACCTGGCCTGAGACCAAAATCCAACGCTGCCTCGTCCACGTCAAACGAAATATCCAAACCGCTACAGGTCTTCATCCCACATCAGCAATGGGCAAGGCACTACGCCGACTATCCCTAGAGCTACTGCACATAGACGATCTCGACCAGGCCGCCGACTGGACGATAAAGCTGCAGAAGTTCGGCCAAACCTTCAACACGCAGCTCAATGAGAAAAGCTACGTCAAAGACACCCCGCTTGAGCAGATCCCGAAATCGAAGCGACACAACAAAAGATGGTGGTACACCCACTACACCCACCGAGCCGCCTACATGCAGCTGGTGCGACTTTCCAAGGCCGGTCACTTGTTTACCTACCTGACCGAAAAGCAGGGCACCATCGCCTATAAAAGCACCACCAACAGCCTAGAAGGTGGCATCAACTCCCCGATAAAAAGCCTCCTGCACGCCCACAGAGGCCTCAGAGATGAACATCAACGCATCGCCTGCGACTGGTGGCTCTACACCCACACACAACACCCACGCGACCCCGTAGACATCGCCAGAGAACAAAATTGGGGCAAGGACGCAACCGCCAAAGCCACGATCCTTGCCCACCACGAGCGCCAAACCGCCAACGGTCACGACGACGGGCGGCCCGCACTCCTCGACAACGCCATCGACGCTGACTACAACCACAGTATGGGAATCAGGAAAGGCACCATCCACTAA
- a CDS encoding ABC transporter family substrate-binding protein, giving the protein MKKFDRLRLVGAASVTAAALVLAGCSGASDSGSSNGSGDKGSASSAPAGLDIEIKPAGDINPKSRDEIQDGGELTLALGELTEQQNRFHANMTTDTSGVWNWYNPELTMSTGEGEWSPNPDYLTDAKEDIVDGNTVVTYTINEKAVYNDGTPIDWKSFENTWKFNNGKDYEVEVNSTDGYEQIKSVERGKSDKEVVVTFDGAYPWWQGLFNYLLHPAIDSAEKFDNEYLGKVRPEWGAGPFKVESSDFKAGTITFVPNEKWWGDAPKLDKVTFRAMESQAVINAFQAGEIDAAGVASKNNLKIAADMGDKIDIRASLRTANVLFTLNSRAPQLKDVNVRHAIFAGIDRAQLATIRYNGLGYEEELPGSLTLYSIQEDYQDNLSDVLKFDPEESRKLLEGAGYSEGADGYYEKDGERLTLRYVLVGDDEVSKSTAAAIQKMQKDIGVEVKIEERPSSEFSKILAENDFDLFLSGIFSSDPYGVAYFGQTYLSA; this is encoded by the coding sequence ATGAAGAAGTTCGACCGTCTGCGCCTGGTCGGCGCTGCATCTGTAACCGCCGCTGCCCTTGTCCTGGCCGGCTGCTCCGGAGCCTCGGATTCTGGCTCCAGCAACGGCTCTGGTGACAAGGGCTCCGCCTCTTCTGCCCCGGCAGGCCTGGACATTGAGATCAAGCCGGCCGGTGACATTAACCCGAAGTCCCGTGATGAGATCCAGGATGGTGGTGAGCTGACCCTCGCTCTTGGTGAGCTGACCGAGCAGCAAAACCGCTTCCACGCCAACATGACCACGGACACCTCCGGCGTTTGGAACTGGTACAACCCGGAGCTGACCATGTCTACTGGTGAGGGCGAGTGGAGCCCGAACCCGGACTACCTCACCGACGCCAAGGAAGACATCGTCGATGGCAACACCGTGGTGACCTACACCATCAATGAGAAGGCCGTCTACAACGATGGCACCCCGATCGACTGGAAGTCCTTCGAAAACACCTGGAAGTTCAACAACGGCAAGGACTACGAGGTGGAGGTCAACTCCACCGACGGCTACGAGCAGATCAAGTCCGTGGAGCGTGGCAAGTCTGACAAGGAAGTCGTGGTCACCTTCGATGGTGCTTACCCATGGTGGCAGGGTCTGTTCAACTACCTGCTGCACCCGGCCATCGACTCCGCAGAGAAGTTTGATAACGAGTACCTGGGTAAGGTTCGCCCGGAGTGGGGTGCTGGCCCATTCAAGGTGGAGAGCTCCGACTTCAAGGCTGGCACCATCACCTTCGTTCCGAATGAGAAGTGGTGGGGAGATGCCCCGAAGCTGGACAAGGTCACCTTCCGTGCAATGGAGTCCCAGGCTGTGATCAACGCTTTCCAGGCAGGCGAGATTGATGCGGCGGGCGTTGCCTCCAAGAACAATCTGAAGATCGCCGCCGATATGGGCGACAAGATTGACATCCGCGCCTCCCTGCGCACCGCCAACGTCCTGTTCACCCTGAACTCCCGTGCGCCGCAGCTGAAAGACGTCAATGTCCGTCACGCCATCTTCGCCGGTATTGATCGCGCACAGCTGGCTACCATCCGCTACAACGGCCTGGGCTACGAAGAAGAGTTGCCGGGTTCCCTCACCCTGTACTCGATTCAGGAGGACTACCAGGACAACCTGAGTGACGTCCTGAAGTTCGACCCGGAGGAGTCCCGCAAGCTGCTCGAGGGCGCCGGCTACTCTGAGGGCGCTGACGGCTACTACGAAAAGGACGGCGAGCGCTTGACTCTGCGCTACGTCCTGGTTGGCGACGATGAGGTCTCCAAGTCCACTGCGGCCGCCATCCAGAAGATGCAGAAGGACATCGGCGTTGAAGTGAAGATTGAGGAGCGTCCGTCCTCCGAGTTCTCCAAGATCCTGGCTGAGAACGACTTCGACCTGTTCCTCTCCGGTATCTTCTCCTCCGATCCTTATGGTGTGGCCTACTTCGGTCAGACCTACCTGTCGGCCTAA
- a CDS encoding ABC transporter ATP-binding protein, which yields MTSPILSVKDLHVSFPSEAGSVSAVRGVDFDLYPGRTLGIVGESGSGKSVTSMSIMGLLPDYAKIAGSIKYDGRELLGLTDKQMSEIRGNGIGMIFQDPLSALTPVFDIGTQLVEAIQAHQKVGKQAALKQAAELLDLVGIPDPHLRLKSFPHEFSGGMRQRVVIAIAIANNPRVLIADEPTTALDVTIQAQILDVIRVAQKETGAATIMITHDMGVVAETADDVMVMYAGRPVERGTVDTIFSSPRMPYTVGLLGSTPRPDVSSDEPLTPIVGNPPILVDLKQRCQFALRCPVVQPACNEAEPPLIPLADDPEHLSACLRAGEIRNKEIDGERMFKPPALSPDVFEGVPREERDITLEVKDLRKEFPLMKGALIKRRVGTVKAIDGLTFDIRAGECMAIVGESGCGKTTTLLEIMDLNPGNGAVVLNGKDANSMSAAERREARKEMQIVFQDPMSSLNPRLTVREVIAEPLHSLGYEGDIDARVQELMGLVGLDSSQLDRFPGHFSGGQRQRIGLARALATNPSVIVLDEPVSALDVSIQAGVINLLEDLKRKLGLSYLFVAHDLSVVRHLSDRVAVMYKGKFVEHGETDAIFDNPQADYTKRLLAAIPVPDPQVARERRAARHAAAETSPANDSAPQGSGPQA from the coding sequence ATGACATCGCCCATTCTTTCCGTCAAAGATCTGCACGTTTCTTTCCCCTCTGAGGCAGGCTCCGTCTCCGCCGTGCGCGGCGTAGACTTCGACCTCTACCCGGGCCGCACCCTGGGCATTGTGGGCGAGTCTGGCTCTGGTAAGTCCGTGACTTCCATGTCCATCATGGGACTGCTACCGGACTACGCCAAGATCGCCGGCTCCATCAAATACGATGGCCGCGAACTATTGGGCCTGACCGACAAGCAGATGTCAGAGATCCGCGGCAATGGCATTGGCATGATTTTCCAGGATCCGCTCTCTGCGCTGACTCCGGTGTTTGACATTGGAACCCAGCTGGTGGAGGCCATCCAGGCTCACCAAAAGGTGGGCAAGCAGGCTGCCCTGAAGCAGGCTGCAGAACTGCTGGACTTGGTGGGTATCCCGGATCCGCACTTGCGGCTGAAGTCCTTCCCGCATGAATTCTCCGGCGGTATGCGCCAGCGCGTGGTCATCGCCATTGCTATTGCTAATAACCCACGCGTGTTGATTGCCGATGAGCCTACCACCGCCCTGGACGTGACCATCCAGGCCCAGATCCTGGACGTTATCCGCGTGGCTCAGAAAGAAACTGGCGCTGCAACCATCATGATTACCCACGATATGGGCGTGGTGGCTGAGACAGCCGATGACGTCATGGTCATGTACGCCGGCCGCCCGGTAGAGCGCGGCACGGTGGACACCATCTTCTCCTCCCCGCGCATGCCCTACACCGTGGGTCTGCTGGGTTCTACCCCTCGCCCGGACGTTAGCTCCGATGAGCCCCTGACCCCCATTGTGGGCAACCCGCCCATCCTGGTTGACCTCAAGCAGCGTTGCCAGTTCGCGCTGCGCTGCCCTGTGGTCCAGCCTGCCTGCAACGAGGCTGAGCCGCCGCTAATCCCGCTTGCCGATGACCCCGAGCACCTCAGCGCCTGCCTACGTGCGGGTGAAATTCGTAACAAGGAGATTGACGGCGAGCGCATGTTTAAGCCGCCGGCACTGTCTCCGGACGTCTTCGAGGGCGTGCCGCGCGAAGAGCGCGACATCACCCTGGAAGTTAAGGACCTACGCAAGGAGTTCCCGTTGATGAAGGGCGCGCTGATTAAGCGCCGCGTAGGCACCGTCAAGGCCATTGACGGGCTGACCTTCGACATTCGCGCCGGCGAGTGCATGGCCATTGTGGGCGAGTCCGGCTGCGGCAAGACCACTACCCTGCTGGAGATAATGGACCTCAACCCCGGCAATGGCGCGGTGGTGCTCAATGGCAAGGATGCCAACTCCATGTCTGCCGCGGAGCGCCGGGAGGCCCGCAAGGAAATGCAGATCGTCTTCCAGGACCCGATGAGCTCGCTTAACCCGCGCCTGACGGTGCGCGAGGTCATTGCAGAGCCACTGCACTCCCTGGGCTATGAGGGTGACATCGACGCCCGCGTCCAGGAGCTCATGGGCCTGGTGGGCTTGGACTCCTCCCAGCTGGACCGTTTCCCTGGCCACTTCTCCGGCGGCCAGCGCCAGCGCATTGGTTTGGCCCGAGCGCTGGCCACCAATCCCTCGGTGATTGTGCTGGACGAGCCGGTCTCCGCCCTGGACGTGTCCATCCAGGCCGGTGTGATTAACCTCCTGGAAGACCTCAAGCGGAAGCTGGGCTTGTCCTACCTCTTCGTTGCTCACGACCTCTCCGTGGTCCGCCACCTGTCCGACCGCGTGGCCGTGATGTACAAGGGCAAGTTTGTCGAGCACGGTGAGACTGACGCCATCTTCGACAACCCGCAGGCGGATTACACCAAGCGGCTGTTGGCTGCCATTCCGGTTCCTGACCCCCAGGTTGCACGCGAGCGCCGTGCTGCCCGCCACGCCGCGGCTGAGACTTCCCCTGCTAACGATTCAGCCCCGCAGGGTTCCGGCCCGCAGGCTTAG
- a CDS encoding ABC transporter permease: MTTPRDPKQPAPEGLGEFSTKSEVVATETLSAAEAEVLAATAGDDVVRGTSRMKLYVRRFFRNKLATLGFIILLMLIALATFGRFFTEWNYYEPDFLNLASPPSSEHWFGTNDTGNDLFAQVVHGLGRSLTIAIIVSAATLVISAMVGAGAALWGGVPEKVILTIIHFLLTIPTFLLIALVVSDSGGDWRLLIVVLIAFGWMYQARVIWSLALSVREQDYVRAATYMGVPKVRTVVRHVIPNIGSLLIIQFVFGIVGTVGSETALSFLGLGVKLPDVSLGTLLQGGTNNVQSAPWQFYFPAGALTLLTVSMAFIGDGLRDALDPNSQSGGKA, encoded by the coding sequence ATGACTACTCCACGCGATCCCAAGCAGCCAGCCCCCGAGGGGCTGGGCGAGTTCTCCACCAAGAGCGAAGTTGTCGCCACAGAGACACTGTCCGCCGCTGAGGCCGAGGTCCTGGCAGCGACCGCTGGCGACGACGTTGTGCGCGGTACCTCCCGCATGAAGCTTTACGTCCGCCGCTTCTTCCGCAATAAGCTGGCCACGCTGGGCTTTATCATTCTGTTGATGCTCATTGCCCTGGCGACCTTTGGCCGCTTCTTTACCGAGTGGAACTACTACGAGCCGGACTTCCTTAACCTGGCCTCCCCGCCGTCTTCTGAGCACTGGTTTGGTACCAATGACACTGGCAATGATCTTTTTGCACAGGTGGTGCATGGTCTTGGCCGCTCGCTGACCATTGCGATCATTGTCTCTGCTGCGACCTTGGTTATTTCTGCCATGGTTGGCGCAGGCGCCGCCCTGTGGGGTGGCGTGCCGGAGAAGGTCATCTTGACCATCATCCACTTCCTGCTGACCATCCCCACCTTCTTGCTCATTGCCCTGGTGGTTTCGGACTCCGGCGGTGACTGGCGCCTGCTGATTGTGGTGCTCATTGCCTTTGGCTGGATGTACCAGGCGCGTGTGATTTGGTCCCTGGCGCTGTCTGTGCGCGAGCAGGACTACGTCCGGGCCGCCACCTACATGGGTGTGCCCAAGGTGCGCACCGTGGTCCGCCACGTGATTCCGAACATTGGCTCGCTGCTCATTATCCAGTTCGTCTTTGGCATTGTTGGCACCGTGGGTTCCGAGACCGCCCTGTCCTTCCTGGGCTTGGGCGTGAAGCTTCCCGATGTCTCCCTGGGCACCCTCCTGCAGGGCGGCACCAACAACGTCCAGTCCGCGCCGTGGCAGTTCTACTTCCCGGCCGGCGCTTTGACCCTGCTCACCGTGTCCATGGCCTTCATTGGTGACGGCCTACGTGACGCACTCGACCCGAACTCCCAGTCCGGAGGCAAGGCATGA
- a CDS encoding ABC transporter permease — protein sequence MFKYILKKTAGWLLVIFLATNIAYFLAATFLDPRSNFVGRRPPISDDQIHNLLEPYNLSPETPLMERWWTWLTNILTKWDWGRSPVGAVVNEEISYRIWVSAQLLLLATILSIVIGVAVGVYTASRQYKLGDRIWQGISIVAMNTHVVVASIVVVAGALAINDATGKKIFYVVGANSLGVEGFWPKLIDSAQHLILPTVSLVFISYAGYHMTQRTLLLDNLNADYVRTARAKGLTRSQAIRKHALRTSIIPVATSVAFSIPGIFTGAVMTERIYGWNGMGQYFLQTISKNDVNGAVAVAAFGAAMTAVSAVLADLVVVALDPRVRVS from the coding sequence ATGTTCAAATACATCCTCAAGAAGACCGCGGGTTGGTTACTCGTCATCTTCTTGGCGACCAACATCGCCTACTTCCTGGCGGCCACATTCTTGGACCCCCGGTCCAACTTTGTTGGACGCCGCCCACCGATTTCTGATGACCAAATCCACAACCTGCTGGAGCCGTACAACCTCAGCCCAGAGACTCCCCTGATGGAGCGCTGGTGGACCTGGCTGACAAACATCCTCACCAAGTGGGATTGGGGCCGCTCCCCCGTGGGCGCGGTGGTCAATGAGGAAATCAGCTACCGCATTTGGGTCTCCGCCCAGCTGTTGCTGTTGGCAACTATCTTGTCCATCGTTATCGGTGTGGCGGTGGGTGTCTACACGGCATCGCGCCAGTACAAGCTGGGTGACCGCATCTGGCAGGGCATTTCCATCGTGGCCATGAACACTCACGTGGTGGTGGCCTCCATCGTCGTGGTGGCCGGCGCGTTGGCTATCAACGACGCCACGGGCAAGAAGATTTTTTACGTGGTGGGCGCGAACTCCCTGGGGGTGGAAGGTTTTTGGCCTAAGCTCATTGACTCCGCACAGCATCTGATTCTGCCCACTGTTTCTTTGGTGTTCATCTCCTACGCGGGCTACCACATGACGCAGCGCACCCTGCTGCTGGACAACCTCAACGCAGACTATGTGCGCACCGCGCGTGCCAAGGGCCTGACCCGCTCGCAAGCTATTCGCAAGCACGCCCTGCGCACCTCGATTATTCCGGTGGCCACCTCCGTGGCGTTTTCCATTCCCGGCATCTTTACCGGTGCGGTGATGACGGAGCGCATCTACGGCTGGAACGGTATGGGCCAATACTTCCTGCAAACCATTAGTAAGAATGACGTCAACGGCGCTGTGGCCGTGGCCGCCTTCGGTGCGGCCATGACCGCGGTGTCTGCCGTGCTGGCAGACCTGGTTGTCGTTGCTCTCGATCCACGAGTCCGGGTGAGTTAA